The following proteins are encoded in a genomic region of Streptomyces lunaelactis:
- a CDS encoding acyl-CoA synthetase — MSDLFPALAAGSDRRALRFGERALTYGELAGAAGSLAARISTARRVAVWATPTLETAVGVVAALLAGVPAVPLNPKTGERELGHIVADSAPSVVLAGPDDELPPALGHLERIDIPVAGPGGPLPQEPDPEAPALIVYTSGTTGPPKGAVLPRRAIATTLDALEDAWQWTADDVLVHGLPLFHVHGLILGVLGPLRRGGEVRHLGRFTTQGVARELAAGGTMLFGVPTMYHRLAEALDTDRELAKALTGARLLVSGSAALPPHDHERIAAATGRRVIERYGMTETLMNTSIRADGEARPGTVGVPLRGVELRLVDESDGIGEIQVRGPNLFTEYLNRPDATQAAFDGDWFRTGDMASRDADGYIRIVGRKATDLIKSGGYKIGAGEIENALLEHPGVREAAVTGEPDADLGERIVAWIVPADPSGPPAPEELSAHVAAQLAPHKRPREVRFLDALPRNDMGKILKRALHG, encoded by the coding sequence CTGGGCCACGCCCACGCTGGAGACCGCCGTGGGCGTGGTGGCGGCGCTGCTGGCCGGGGTGCCGGCCGTGCCGCTGAACCCGAAGACGGGTGAGCGCGAGCTGGGGCACATCGTCGCGGACAGTGCGCCGTCGGTGGTACTGGCAGGGCCGGACGACGAACTGCCGCCCGCACTCGGCCACTTGGAGCGCATCGACATCCCGGTGGCGGGTCCGGGCGGTCCACTGCCTCAGGAGCCGGACCCCGAGGCACCCGCGCTGATCGTCTACACCTCGGGAACGACGGGCCCGCCCAAGGGCGCCGTCCTGCCGCGCCGGGCCATCGCCACGACTCTGGACGCGCTGGAGGACGCCTGGCAGTGGACCGCGGACGACGTCCTGGTGCACGGGCTGCCGTTGTTCCATGTCCACGGTCTGATCCTGGGCGTCCTCGGGCCCCTGCGGCGGGGCGGTGAGGTGCGCCACCTGGGGAGGTTCACGACACAGGGCGTGGCGCGCGAGCTCGCGGCGGGCGGCACGATGCTCTTCGGCGTACCGACGATGTACCACCGGCTGGCCGAAGCACTCGATACGGACCGGGAGTTGGCGAAGGCCCTCACGGGCGCGCGGCTGCTGGTGTCGGGCTCGGCGGCGCTGCCGCCGCACGACCACGAGCGGATCGCGGCGGCGACGGGCCGCCGGGTGATCGAGCGGTACGGCATGACCGAAACCCTGATGAACACCTCAATCCGCGCGGACGGCGAGGCGCGTCCGGGGACGGTCGGCGTGCCGCTGCGCGGCGTCGAACTGCGCCTGGTCGACGAGAGCGACGGCATCGGCGAGATCCAGGTGCGCGGGCCGAACCTCTTCACGGAGTATCTGAACCGGCCCGACGCCACGCAGGCGGCCTTCGACGGCGACTGGTTCCGTACGGGAGACATGGCGAGCCGCGACGCCGACGGCTACATCCGTATCGTCGGCCGCAAGGCCACGGACCTCATCAAGAGCGGCGGCTACAAGATCGGCGCCGGCGAGATCGAGAACGCGCTGCTGGAGCACCCGGGGGTACGGGAAGCGGCGGTGACAGGCGAGCCGGACGCGGATCTGGGCGAGCGGATCGTGGCCTGGATCGTGCCGGCGGATCCGTCCGGGCCGCCCGCGCCCGAAGAGCTGTCGGCCCATGTGGCCGCCCAGCTCGCCCCGCACAAGCGCCCGCGCGAGGTGCGCTTCCTCGACGCGCTGCCGCGCAACGACATGGGCAAGATCCTGAAGCGGGCGCTCCATGGGTGA
- a CDS encoding carboxyl transferase domain-containing protein, whose product MGDRVGAREAIALVCDDFTEQEPPEGPGAPDGPIAWEGYDAARARAAARTGSKESVVYGEATLGGRGCVLISFEFGFLGGSLSERAGDRLEAAYGLARARRWPLISLIATGGSRMQEGMIALSQLQRVARASVLLRDAGVPHIAVLRDPTTGGGWATLGAGADVILALPGAQVGFAGSRVRPPDADPTAYTAEGQLASGQIDAMVRGEELREVLSFWATALGERAARTRGGGAGDAEPEAASTVRATPGPAGPESAGPESATASADPARVEPAPPPRALTSTALPLTGWDAVQQARVPTRPRAEAYLDQYFTHRRDLSGDRCGGTDPGLLCGVGLHDGRAVAYVAQCGTPTRPAGYRTAARVVRLAGRVGIPVLTLIDTPGAANDAEAERAGAGAAIAELFSAVATARTPLTSLLIGEGGSGGALALAAPGNTWATADSYFSVIAPELAAAILKRGPEQVPRTADQLRLRPQDLVELGVVRGIVAPDH is encoded by the coding sequence ATGGGTGACCGCGTAGGTGCTCGCGAGGCGATCGCGCTGGTCTGCGACGACTTCACCGAGCAGGAGCCGCCGGAGGGACCGGGCGCGCCGGACGGCCCGATCGCCTGGGAGGGGTACGACGCGGCGCGCGCGAGGGCCGCGGCGCGCACGGGCTCGAAGGAGTCCGTCGTCTACGGCGAGGCGACGCTCGGCGGCCGCGGGTGTGTGCTGATCTCCTTCGAATTCGGCTTCCTGGGCGGCTCGTTGAGCGAGCGGGCGGGTGACCGTCTGGAGGCGGCGTACGGCCTGGCCCGCGCACGGAGGTGGCCGCTGATCTCGCTGATCGCAACGGGCGGCAGCCGTATGCAGGAGGGCATGATCGCCCTGTCCCAGCTCCAGCGGGTGGCCCGCGCCTCGGTGCTGCTGCGCGACGCCGGGGTGCCGCACATCGCGGTGCTGCGCGACCCGACGACGGGCGGCGGCTGGGCCACGCTGGGCGCGGGGGCGGACGTGATCCTGGCCCTGCCCGGCGCGCAGGTGGGCTTCGCGGGCTCGCGGGTACGCCCGCCGGACGCGGACCCGACGGCGTACACGGCGGAGGGCCAGCTGGCATCGGGCCAGATCGACGCGATGGTGCGCGGCGAGGAGCTGCGCGAGGTGCTGTCGTTCTGGGCGACGGCGCTGGGCGAGCGCGCCGCGCGAACGCGCGGCGGCGGCGCCGGGGACGCCGAGCCGGAGGCCGCGAGCACGGTCCGGGCCACGCCTGGCCCCGCCGGGCCGGAGAGTGCCGGGCCGGAGAGTGCCACGGCATCCGCCGACCCGGCCCGTGTCGAGCCCGCTCCCCCTCCCCGCGCCCTCACCTCCACCGCGCTCCCCCTCACCGGGTGGGACGCCGTCCAGCAGGCCCGCGTGCCGACGCGGCCTCGGGCCGAGGCGTATCTCGACCAGTACTTCACCCACCGCCGGGACCTCAGCGGTGACCGCTGCGGCGGCACCGACCCCGGGCTGCTCTGCGGTGTCGGGCTGCACGACGGGCGGGCCGTCGCGTACGTCGCGCAGTGCGGCACCCCGACCCGGCCCGCCGGATACCGGACCGCCGCGCGAGTGGTGCGGCTGGCCGGACGGGTCGGCATTCCCGTGCTCACGCTCATCGACACCCCGGGCGCCGCCAACGACGCCGAGGCCGAGCGGGCCGGTGCGGGTGCCGCGATCGCGGAACTGTTCTCGGCCGTCGCCACCGCCCGTACCCCGCTGACCAGCCTCCTCATCGGAGAGGGCGGCTCCGGCGGGGCGCTGGCGCTCGCCGCTCCCGGCAACACCTGGGCCACTGCGGACAGCTACTTCTCCGTCATCGCGCCGGAGCTCGCCGCCGCGATCCTCAAGCGCGGGCCCGAGCAGGTGCCCCGGACGGCGGACCAGCTGCGGCTGCGGCCGCAGGACCTGGTGGAGCTCGGCGTCGTACGCGGAATCGTCGCCCCGGACCACTAG
- a CDS encoding class I SAM-dependent methyltransferase, with product MVEHQDETRAAYDGIVELYASMFADRLETQPFARAMVGTFAELVRGTGNLRAADVGCGPGHLTAMLHDLGLDAFGLDLSPAMIDHARRAHPALRFDEARMEALPVEDGALGGVLAHYSMIHTPPEELPALLAEQVRVLAPRGLLLVSFFATDGPEPVRFDHKVTPAYSWPVDRFAELLAGAGLVTFARLLHDPASERGFLDAHLLARLH from the coding sequence GTGGTGGAACACCAGGACGAGACCAGGGCGGCCTACGACGGGATCGTCGAGCTCTATGCGTCGATGTTCGCTGATCGGCTGGAGACGCAGCCGTTCGCGCGGGCTATGGTCGGCACCTTCGCCGAGCTGGTGCGCGGGACGGGGAACCTGCGGGCAGCCGATGTCGGGTGCGGGCCCGGACATCTGACGGCCATGCTGCACGACTTGGGGCTGGATGCCTTCGGGCTCGACCTCTCCCCGGCCATGATCGACCACGCCCGGCGGGCCCATCCGGCGCTGCGGTTCGACGAGGCACGGATGGAGGCCCTGCCGGTCGAGGACGGCGCGCTCGGCGGCGTGCTGGCCCACTACTCGATGATCCATACTCCGCCTGAGGAATTGCCCGCGCTGCTCGCCGAGCAGGTGCGTGTCCTGGCACCAAGGGGCCTGCTCCTGGTCTCGTTCTTCGCGACCGATGGACCGGAGCCGGTCCGCTTCGATCACAAGGTGACGCCCGCCTATAGCTGGCCGGTGGACCGGTTCGCCGAGTTGCTGGCCGGGGCCGGGCTCGTCACGTTCGCCCGGCTGCTCCACGACCCGGCCTCCGAGCGGGGCTTCCTCGACGCCCACTTGCTGGCCCGCCTCCACTAG
- a CDS encoding DUF6302 family protein, protein MQSRPHWVVDWGERAPDGRASTTERRHFYGYSDNAIAAHTPQTLPPPGAAPACPASPGAGQATSQSRRTRPAE, encoded by the coding sequence TTGCAGAGCCGACCCCACTGGGTCGTCGACTGGGGTGAGCGCGCACCCGATGGACGCGCGAGCACCACGGAACGCCGCCACTTCTACGGATACTCCGACAACGCCATAGCGGCGCACACCCCCCAGACGCTGCCTCCCCCCGGGGCAGCACCGGCCTGCCCGGCGTCCCCCGGCGCCGGGCAGGCCACGTCCCAAAGCCGTCGGACCCGACCTGCCGAATGA
- a CDS encoding LysR family transcriptional regulator codes for MEIRELRYFVAVAEELHFGKAAQRLEIAQPPLSRAIARLERQLGVTLLERTSRKVTLTEAGAVLLTEGRAILSAVAAAERRTQQAAQRRPRLVLAVKSGTAGELLAKLLDAYRAEPGAATVDLLLCEAHQQQKLLQNGQADVALLHLPFDSAVGLDTEILYTERQVAILPTSHSLAGRSQIRVAEVTELSELPMARWPGPDGNYPEGPGAEVRNLTQLFQLIALGRATVIIPESASTDLRRDLAAVPVLDAPPVKTVLAWPSQSRLRAVADLIRVATRL; via the coding sequence ATGGAGATACGCGAGTTGCGGTACTTCGTCGCCGTCGCCGAGGAACTGCACTTCGGCAAGGCCGCCCAACGTCTGGAGATAGCCCAGCCGCCCCTGTCCCGAGCCATCGCCCGGCTCGAACGACAGCTCGGGGTCACGCTGCTGGAGCGCACCAGCCGCAAGGTCACGCTCACCGAGGCCGGGGCCGTGCTGCTGACCGAGGGGCGCGCGATCCTCAGCGCGGTAGCCGCAGCTGAGCGGCGTACCCAGCAGGCTGCGCAAAGGCGCCCCCGCCTCGTCCTCGCCGTCAAATCCGGCACCGCCGGCGAGTTGCTGGCCAAACTCCTCGATGCCTACCGCGCGGAGCCCGGCGCAGCCACCGTCGATCTGTTGCTCTGCGAGGCGCATCAGCAACAGAAATTGCTGCAGAATGGGCAAGCCGATGTGGCTCTGCTGCACTTGCCATTCGATTCGGCGGTCGGACTCGACACCGAAATTCTGTATACCGAGCGACAGGTGGCGATCCTGCCCACCTCTCACTCACTTGCCGGCCGCTCACAGATTCGGGTGGCTGAGGTCACCGAATTGTCGGAACTCCCGATGGCTCGCTGGCCCGGTCCTGATGGCAACTACCCGGAGGGACCAGGGGCAGAGGTACGGAACCTGACACAGCTCTTCCAGCTGATCGCGCTCGGCCGTGCCACCGTGATCATCCCCGAGTCCGCCAGCACCGACCTGCGCCGGGATCTCGCCGCCGTGCCGGTCCTGGATGCTCCGCCGGTGAAAACGGTGCTCGCTTGGCCCTCGCAGAGCCGACTTCGCGCAGTCGCCGACCTGATCCGCGTAGCAACACGTCTTTGA
- a CDS encoding SDR family oxidoreductase gives MLAVMSEKTIALVTGANKGIGYEIAAGLGALGWSVGVGARDEQRRKDAVAKLRAAGADAFGVPLDVTDDASVTAAAQLIEERAGRLDVLVNNAGVAGGWPEDPTTVDLETVRRLVETNVIGVIRVTNAMLPLLRHSAHPRIVNQSSHVGSLALQTTPGVDLGGISGAYAPTKTYLNAVTIQYAKELSDTNILINNACPGYVATDLNGFSGTQTPEQGAVIAIRLAALPDDGPTGQLFDDNGVVPW, from the coding sequence ATGCTCGCTGTCATGAGTGAGAAGACAATCGCGCTGGTCACCGGTGCGAACAAGGGAATCGGGTACGAGATCGCGGCCGGGCTGGGCGCATTGGGCTGGAGCGTCGGTGTCGGCGCTCGGGACGAGCAGCGCAGGAAGGACGCCGTGGCGAAACTGCGTGCTGCAGGTGCCGACGCGTTCGGGGTGCCCTTGGACGTGACCGACGACGCGAGCGTTACCGCCGCAGCGCAGCTGATCGAGGAGCGAGCGGGACGCCTTGACGTGCTGGTCAACAACGCCGGCGTTGCAGGCGGTTGGCCGGAAGACCCTACGACCGTCGACCTGGAGACCGTGCGGCGGCTGGTGGAGACCAACGTCATCGGCGTCATCCGGGTCACCAACGCGATGCTGCCGCTGTTGCGCCACTCGGCGCACCCGCGGATCGTCAACCAGTCCAGCCATGTCGGCTCTCTGGCCCTGCAGACCACGCCCGGTGTCGACCTCGGAGGGATCAGCGGGGCATACGCGCCGACGAAGACCTACCTCAACGCCGTCACCATCCAGTACGCCAAGGAGCTGAGCGACACCAACATCTTGATCAACAACGCCTGCCCCGGCTACGTGGCCACCGACCTCAATGGGTTCAGCGGCACTCAGACCCCTGAGCAGGGCGCGGTGATCGCCATCCGGTTGGCGGCTCTGCCCGACGACGGCCCCACCGGTCAACTGTTCGACGACAATGGAGTCGTGCCATGGTGA
- a CDS encoding MFS transporter: protein MTDTARRPRIFADLTPLRTSVHYRRLWFGSTISWVGQGMTALAISLQVYDITRSTFAVGLVGLCSLVPLVAFGLYGGAIADTVDRRKLGLVSASGSAVLSAGLAVAALAGYHRVWFLYAIVALQAVCAAVNSPARSAMIPRLLPPEQLPAANALSSMMVTSGTLIGPMLGGLIVGFAGYQTAYLIDAVAFSASLYAMWRLPSMRPERTAGAKKASVLDGLRFLATRPNLRMTFFSDFCAMILAHPRALFPAVAVLWYDGDARTTGMLVAAPALGALLGGVFSGWQGRIRRHGLAILLAVGAWGTAIAVFGLTRNLWLGLFFLALAGAADTVSMVFRNTMMQAAAPDEMRGRLQGVFIVVVAGGPRLGDFLAGSVAGLTSPTVAVTGGGIVCLLAVSLLALRWRGFARYDARNPTA from the coding sequence ATGACCGATACCGCCCGCCGACCCCGCATATTCGCCGACCTCACCCCCCTCCGTACGTCCGTCCACTACCGCCGGCTCTGGTTCGGCAGCACCATCTCCTGGGTCGGGCAGGGGATGACCGCTCTCGCGATCTCCCTTCAGGTCTACGACATCACCCGCTCCACCTTCGCCGTCGGCCTCGTCGGGCTCTGCTCCCTCGTGCCGCTCGTCGCGTTCGGGCTCTACGGCGGTGCCATCGCCGACACCGTCGACCGGCGCAAGCTCGGGCTCGTCAGCGCGAGCGGGTCCGCCGTGCTGTCGGCCGGGCTCGCCGTCGCCGCGCTGGCCGGGTACCACCGGGTCTGGTTCCTGTACGCCATCGTCGCCCTCCAGGCCGTGTGCGCCGCCGTCAACTCCCCGGCCCGCAGCGCGATGATCCCCCGGCTGCTGCCGCCCGAGCAGCTGCCCGCCGCGAACGCGCTCTCCTCGATGATGGTGACGTCGGGGACGCTCATCGGGCCCATGCTCGGCGGGCTCATCGTCGGATTCGCGGGGTACCAGACCGCGTATCTCATCGATGCCGTCGCCTTCTCCGCGTCCCTGTACGCGATGTGGCGGCTGCCGTCGATGCGCCCGGAGCGCACCGCCGGGGCCAAGAAGGCGTCCGTGCTGGACGGGCTGCGCTTTCTCGCCACCCGGCCCAACCTCCGGATGACCTTCTTCTCGGACTTCTGCGCCATGATCCTGGCCCATCCGCGCGCGCTGTTCCCGGCCGTCGCCGTGCTCTGGTACGACGGCGACGCACGCACCACCGGAATGCTCGTCGCCGCGCCCGCCCTGGGCGCGCTGCTCGGCGGGGTGTTCTCCGGGTGGCAGGGGCGGATCAGGCGGCACGGGCTGGCGATTCTGCTCGCCGTGGGCGCGTGGGGCACGGCGATCGCCGTCTTCGGGCTCACCCGCAACCTCTGGCTCGGGCTGTTCTTCCTCGCCCTCGCCGGAGCCGCGGACACCGTCTCGATGGTCTTCCGCAACACGATGATGCAGGCTGCGGCTCCGGACGAGATGCGCGGCCGCCTCCAGGGCGTGTTCATCGTCGTCGTCGCGGGCGGGCCGCGGCTGGGCGACTTCCTGGCCGGCAGCGTCGCCGGTCTGACCTCGCCGACCGTTGCGGTGACGGGCGGTGGGATCGTGTGTCTGCTGGCGGTCTCGCTGCTCGCGCTGCGCTGGCGCGGATTCGCCCGCTACGACGCCCGCAACCCGACGGCTTGA